The proteins below come from a single Iocasia fonsfrigidae genomic window:
- the pdxA gene encoding 4-hydroxythreonine-4-phosphate dehydrogenase PdxA — protein MDKPIIAITMGDPAGIGAEIAVRALGNREIYERAKPLVIGSRVIMEDAINYIPSNLKLNVIEDIGDVVGKHGLLDLLDLDNIGLHDFKYGEVSAAAGKASVEYILKGIELAMDNRVAAVVTGPIHKEAINQAGFKYAGHTEIFAEKTKAKDYAMMLTSEDMKVIHVSTHVSLRKACDLVKKDRVLKVIELAHQALLDLGIAEPRIAVAGLNPHSGEQGLFGREEIDEIIPAIEEAAVGEIKAEGPVPPDTIFSKVQGGMYDIAVVMYHDQGHIPMKVTGFKYNKETDKFSSVSGVNTTVGLPIIRTSVDHGTAYDKAGEGRANEESLVEAFNMAIDFAKNRY, from the coding sequence ATGGATAAACCAATTATAGCAATAACAATGGGAGACCCGGCTGGTATTGGAGCAGAGATTGCGGTCAGGGCACTGGGGAATAGAGAAATATATGAAAGGGCAAAACCACTTGTTATTGGCAGTCGGGTAATTATGGAAGATGCAATTAATTATATTCCTTCAAATCTTAAATTAAATGTTATAGAAGATATTGGGGATGTAGTAGGGAAACACGGTCTGTTGGATTTACTTGACCTTGACAATATTGGATTACATGACTTTAAGTATGGAGAGGTCAGTGCGGCTGCCGGTAAGGCCTCTGTAGAATATATACTAAAAGGGATAGAACTGGCCATGGATAATAGGGTTGCTGCAGTAGTAACCGGACCTATCCATAAAGAGGCAATTAATCAGGCAGGTTTTAAATATGCCGGTCATACTGAAATATTCGCTGAAAAGACTAAAGCAAAGGATTATGCTATGATGTTGACCAGTGAAGATATGAAGGTAATTCATGTTTCTACACATGTTTCTTTACGTAAGGCCTGTGATTTGGTCAAAAAAGATAGGGTATTAAAGGTCATAGAACTAGCCCATCAGGCCCTGTTAGATCTGGGTATAGCAGAACCCCGCATAGCTGTGGCAGGCTTAAACCCCCATTCAGGGGAACAAGGCCTTTTTGGCAGGGAAGAGATTGATGAGATTATACCAGCAATTGAAGAGGCTGCTGTTGGAGAGATAAAGGCTGAAGGACCTGTTCCACCAGATACAATCTTTAGTAAGGTGCAGGGAGGCATGTATGATATTGCTGTGGTAATGTATCATGACCAGGGACATATCCCGATGAAGGTGACAGGTTTTAAATACAATAAAGAAACAGATAAGTTTTCTTCTGTCAGTGGGGTAAACACTACTGTAGGCCTGCCTATCATCAGGACATCAGTTGACCACGGAACAGCCTATGATAAAGCTGGTGAAGGAAGGGCTAATGAAGAGAGCCTTGTAGAGGCCTTTAATATGGCGATAGATTTTGCGAAAAACAGATATTAA
- a CDS encoding four-carbon acid sugar kinase family protein — protein MMIIIADDLTGANDSGVQLSKQGLKTLVYIDPLNWQDDSQSNNLFKGDVLVIDTETRELSGEEAAEASRKITAKLRLDQQKNATFYKKIDSTLRGNIGKELEVLMDFLDKDLCILAPSFPGNNRLTVGGYLLVNNEPLGLSQYYQGGLDPWQGSYIPDYIQQQTDLPVGLVELKDVMQGEKVIFKQIEALQKKGKKIIVFDAALDSQLRDIVNSSKRLNSSILYCGSAGLANHFSSLNSSKREDDYLISSDKKPILMVVGTRNKVMEEQIKYLSRNLLVSYLKIDLLDIFGDKKGSLKSYTSKALAALEGEKHLIIHPDPDFNQQEAADEILQAREISFRGLETKIRDFLAELTANILAEAEIRDLFVTGGDTAIGICNKLGIKSLLIREEILPGIPLSSPENSKYQRLRLVTKAGGFGGEETLYKIVSKLSTNREVKV, from the coding sequence ATGATGATTATAATTGCAGACGATCTAACTGGTGCCAATGATTCAGGTGTACAGCTTTCCAAACAGGGCCTTAAGACACTGGTCTATATTGATCCCTTGAATTGGCAGGATGACTCTCAAAGTAATAATTTATTTAAGGGCGATGTTCTGGTAATTGATACAGAGACAAGGGAGCTAAGTGGTGAGGAGGCTGCTGAGGCCAGCAGGAAAATCACTGCTAAATTACGGCTGGATCAGCAAAAAAATGCTACTTTTTACAAAAAAATCGATTCCACACTCAGGGGTAATATTGGTAAAGAGCTGGAGGTATTAATGGATTTTCTGGATAAGGACCTCTGTATTTTGGCTCCAAGTTTCCCGGGTAATAACCGTTTAACTGTAGGTGGATATCTGCTGGTAAACAATGAACCCCTGGGGTTAAGTCAGTATTATCAAGGGGGTCTTGACCCCTGGCAGGGGAGTTATATCCCCGATTATATCCAGCAGCAGACTGATTTACCGGTAGGATTGGTTGAATTAAAAGATGTTATGCAGGGGGAAAAGGTCATATTTAAACAGATTGAAGCCCTGCAGAAAAAAGGGAAAAAGATTATAGTCTTTGATGCAGCACTGGATTCACAGTTAAGGGATATTGTAAACAGCAGCAAAAGATTGAATAGTTCTATCCTGTACTGTGGTTCTGCTGGTCTGGCCAATCATTTTTCCAGTCTAAACTCCAGTAAAAGAGAAGATGATTATTTAATAAGCAGTGATAAGAAGCCGATTTTAATGGTAGTAGGCACCAGAAATAAGGTAATGGAGGAGCAGATAAAATACCTCTCCCGGAATTTATTAGTTTCTTACCTTAAGATTGATCTATTGGACATTTTTGGGGATAAAAAGGGTTCTTTAAAGAGCTATACCAGTAAGGCCCTGGCTGCCCTGGAGGGAGAAAAGCACCTTATCATTCACCCTGACCCTGATTTTAATCAACAGGAAGCAGCTGATGAGATATTACAGGCCAGAGAGATTTCTTTCAGGGGACTGGAGACAAAGATCAGGGATTTCCTGGCTGAGCTTACTGCTAATATCCTGGCAGAAGCCGAGATAAGAGACCTTTTTGTAACAGGTGGTGATACAGCTATTGGTATCTGTAATAAACTTGGTATTAAGAGTCTATTAATCAGGGAAGAGATTTTACCAGGTATACCCCTTAGTTCTCCTGAAAACTCAAAATATCAGAGACTGAGATTAGTTACCAAGGCAGGGGGATTTGGGGGAGAAGAGACCTTATATAAAATAGTATCAAAACTCAGTACTAACAGGGAGGTGAAGGTTTAG
- a CDS encoding sigma 54-interacting transcriptional regulator: protein MKYSIAFISPYKKLADLFAELANEVGKKIEIEIGDLEIGARKALELEAKGCDVVISRGGTSIAIKKEVTDLPVVDVPVSGFDLIRVLYYVRREADKIALVGFEPFTHGIEGLGEIMGINLKVFTLKEEWYEDTAKIKSVLQGVKAEGYNFVVGDNISVRMAKELGLETHLIKSGKESLHRALIEAENIARTRRREMEKTNRIKSIIDSAHEGIISINKDGRIDIFNPRAEILFNKKADKVIGREINDVLPELKLTKMIKMVDKPREEIWTVGKKKIAANVTPIRVAEEHIGVVATCQEVSGVQKMEQKIRKELYLKGYVAENTFDNIIGQTETIKETIIEAQDYARIDSPLLIFGETGTGKELFAQAVHNASFRHNKPFVAFNCAAIPENLLESELFGYVAGAFTGAAKGKAGLFEQAHEGTIFLDEIGEISLDIQVRLLRVLQERKVRRIGDDKITPVDVRIIVATNKDLYQLVEKGDFRKDLFYRINVLNLNIPPLRQRRNDIPLLVDYFIAEFNSRLKRVIKNPGPEIMKILSNYDWPGNVRQLENAVERLVVRAKGKEIPRRLVKETISSLEGSPTKGIKADGKLNGKNKISLSLGKPLSEMEKEIIDQVVRAEGGNKSAAAKRLGIGRTTLWRKLDG from the coding sequence TTGAAGTATTCTATAGCCTTTATTTCCCCTTATAAGAAACTGGCTGATCTTTTTGCAGAGTTGGCTAATGAAGTAGGCAAAAAAATAGAGATAGAGATAGGAGACCTGGAGATAGGGGCCAGGAAGGCCCTTGAGTTAGAAGCAAAGGGCTGTGATGTAGTTATTAGCCGTGGTGGTACTTCGATTGCTATCAAAAAGGAGGTAACAGACCTGCCGGTTGTTGATGTTCCGGTAAGTGGTTTTGACCTGATTCGGGTATTGTACTATGTCAGGAGAGAGGCTGATAAGATAGCTCTGGTGGGTTTTGAACCCTTTACACATGGTATAGAAGGACTGGGAGAGATAATGGGGATAAACCTGAAGGTCTTTACCCTGAAAGAGGAATGGTATGAAGATACTGCTAAGATAAAAAGTGTATTGCAGGGAGTTAAGGCAGAGGGGTATAATTTTGTTGTTGGTGATAATATTTCGGTAAGAATGGCCAAGGAATTAGGCTTAGAAACACATCTAATAAAATCCGGTAAAGAGAGTCTGCACCGGGCCCTGATTGAGGCTGAAAATATAGCCAGGACAAGGCGTAGAGAGATGGAAAAAACAAACAGGATAAAGAGTATCATTGATTCGGCTCATGAAGGTATTATTAGCATTAATAAAGACGGTAGGATAGATATTTTTAATCCTCGTGCTGAAATCCTTTTTAACAAAAAGGCGGATAAAGTAATTGGTCGGGAGATTAATGATGTTTTACCTGAACTTAAGCTGACAAAAATGATTAAGATGGTCGATAAGCCCAGGGAAGAGATATGGACTGTAGGAAAAAAGAAAATTGCAGCTAATGTAACACCGATTAGAGTAGCAGAAGAACACATTGGTGTAGTAGCCACCTGTCAGGAAGTTTCTGGTGTTCAGAAGATGGAGCAGAAGATTAGGAAGGAGCTCTATCTGAAAGGATATGTTGCTGAAAATACCTTTGATAATATAATTGGTCAAACTGAAACCATTAAAGAAACTATTATTGAGGCCCAGGACTATGCCCGGATAGATTCACCTTTATTAATATTTGGGGAGACTGGAACAGGGAAAGAGCTTTTTGCCCAGGCAGTTCATAATGCCAGTTTCCGTCATAATAAACCCTTTGTAGCCTTTAATTGTGCAGCTATTCCCGAAAATCTATTAGAGAGTGAGTTGTTTGGTTATGTGGCAGGGGCATTTACCGGTGCTGCGAAAGGAAAAGCAGGCCTTTTTGAACAGGCCCATGAAGGAACTATCTTTTTGGATGAGATCGGGGAGATATCCCTGGATATTCAGGTCAGACTACTAAGGGTACTGCAGGAAAGAAAAGTAAGGCGTATTGGGGATGATAAGATAACACCAGTTGATGTACGAATTATTGTGGCTACTAATAAAGACCTTTATCAGTTAGTAGAGAAAGGGGATTTTAGAAAAGACCTCTTTTACCGGATTAATGTCCTGAATCTAAACATTCCACCTTTAAGACAGAGGAGAAATGATATTCCCCTCTTGGTAGATTATTTTATTGCCGAGTTTAATTCCAGGCTCAAAAGGGTAATAAAAAATCCGGGTCCGGAGATTATGAAAATACTCAGTAATTATGATTGGCCGGGCAATGTGCGTCAACTGGAAAATGCTGTAGAACGTTTGGTTGTCAGGGCAAAAGGGAAAGAGATTCCCCGAAGATTAGTAAAGGAGACGATTAGTTCTCTGGAGGGATCTCCTACGAAGGGTATCAAAGCAGATGGGAAGTTAAATGGTAAAAATAAAATATCTCTCTCTTTAGGTAAGCCCTTGTCAGAGATGGAAAAAGAGATTATAGACCAGGTTGTCAGGGCAGAGGGTGGTAATAAATCAGCAGCTGCTAAAAGATTAGGTATCGGCAGGACTACCCTGTGGCGTAAATTAGATGGTTAA
- a CDS encoding methyl-accepting chemotaxis protein: MFKSLQLKWKISLIITFIAVIVMVVVSYLTYHNTSDMLLEQIDGKIGIIQQSQKNTIAEIFSQSEKQVAQFAADRDVVNYLYMLHLTLEGDFKSDRLLKSFSYNVRNDSADLRKSIDSSITEIAFSYITSPDGIVLADSRMEEDDEMTDFIQVLMPEDEYKNTSSERIMSSDGGNYLLFNSPIYRNNEDLMGYYVMAVPLSVLNKTLSQSYMADANIQLINKEGIVLNHTDTKLIGRECNDPWYFSQIKEGVNSVEEKTDRQYKIIQRLAEDRNLYLAIDVPIKVINEPVNKVRNSILMVAVIGVILIFVTGYFLIGWQLNPLKDLLKAFDLLGKGVIKEEVLLKDKDTERKDEIGILSKAFNSMVLQLREVINNIIGAAGNVADSSQQLKVISDEVESSSEQVAEAIQEVASGADNQSENIDNINFKMKNLAEGIDTMDRSNQDVETLAVEVNQATEKGQNEIEKVSQQMNNIRLSINEIASGINNLENISNEIDGILEIINSIANQTNLLALNAAIEAARAGEAGRGFTVVADEIRDLAEESASSAGKIRDLIEDIKSETKDATSKMGEGSRQIETGEKTVESARGAFDDIKASIEKVNRGIEKASQAVKSVSGESREITEGLDNIASISEETSASSEEVAASSQEQISYIEEMSSLADSFAAMADELNELIKRFEL; encoded by the coding sequence ATGTTTAAATCATTACAATTAAAATGGAAAATTAGTTTGATAATTACTTTTATTGCAGTAATAGTTATGGTGGTTGTTTCTTATCTTACATATCACAATACCAGTGATATGTTGTTAGAACAGATTGATGGTAAGATTGGTATTATACAGCAGTCTCAGAAAAATACAATTGCAGAGATCTTCTCCCAATCAGAGAAACAGGTTGCCCAGTTTGCTGCTGACCGGGATGTAGTAAACTATCTGTATATGTTACACTTAACTTTAGAGGGTGATTTTAAGTCTGATAGATTGCTCAAGTCATTTAGTTATAATGTAAGGAATGATTCTGCTGATTTAAGAAAGAGTATCGACAGCTCAATTACTGAGATTGCTTTTTCCTATATTACCAGCCCTGATGGGATTGTACTGGCTGATTCACGGATGGAAGAAGACGACGAGATGACTGATTTTATACAGGTACTGATGCCAGAAGATGAATATAAAAACACCTCTTCTGAAAGAATAATGAGCAGTGATGGGGGAAATTACTTACTATTTAATTCCCCTATTTACAGGAATAATGAGGATTTAATGGGCTATTATGTAATGGCAGTACCCCTTAGTGTCTTAAATAAAACCTTAAGTCAGTCATATATGGCAGATGCTAATATTCAGTTGATTAATAAAGAGGGAATTGTTTTAAATCATACTGATACTAAATTAATAGGGAGAGAATGTAATGACCCCTGGTATTTTTCGCAGATAAAAGAGGGAGTTAATTCTGTAGAGGAAAAAACAGACAGGCAGTATAAGATAATTCAGCGGCTGGCCGAAGATAGGAATCTGTATTTGGCAATTGATGTTCCTATCAAAGTAATAAATGAGCCGGTTAATAAGGTCAGAAACAGCATTTTAATGGTAGCAGTAATTGGTGTTATCTTAATTTTTGTAACAGGTTATTTTCTGATAGGCTGGCAGCTTAATCCCCTTAAAGACCTCTTAAAGGCCTTTGATTTACTTGGTAAAGGGGTTATAAAAGAAGAGGTTTTACTTAAAGATAAAGATACTGAACGTAAGGATGAAATAGGGATTTTAAGTAAAGCCTTTAACAGTATGGTTCTACAACTGAGAGAAGTGATTAATAATATTATTGGGGCTGCTGGTAATGTTGCAGACTCCTCACAACAATTAAAGGTTATCAGTGATGAAGTAGAGTCTAGCTCTGAACAGGTTGCTGAGGCTATTCAGGAGGTAGCAAGCGGGGCTGATAATCAATCAGAGAATATCGATAATATTAATTTTAAGATGAAAAATCTGGCTGAGGGTATAGATACCATGGATAGGTCTAACCAGGATGTTGAAACTCTGGCTGTAGAGGTAAACCAGGCCACCGAAAAAGGTCAGAATGAGATTGAGAAGGTAAGTCAGCAGATGAACAATATACGGCTTTCCATCAATGAAATAGCTAGTGGTATAAATAACCTTGAGAATATCTCCAATGAGATTGATGGTATTTTAGAGATAATTAATAGTATTGCCAATCAAACAAATCTTCTGGCCTTAAATGCAGCTATTGAGGCTGCACGGGCAGGTGAAGCAGGTAGAGGTTTTACTGTTGTTGCTGATGAGATACGTGATCTGGCTGAAGAATCTGCCAGTTCTGCCGGTAAAATAAGGGATTTGATTGAAGATATCAAATCCGAGACAAAGGATGCTACCAGCAAGATGGGAGAAGGTTCCCGTCAGATAGAGACAGGTGAAAAGACCGTTGAATCAGCCAGAGGGGCCTTTGATGATATCAAAGCCAGTATTGAAAAAGTAAACAGAGGTATTGAGAAAGCCAGTCAGGCTGTTAAGAGTGTTAGCGGTGAAAGCAGGGAAATAACTGAAGGCCTTGATAACATAGCCAGCATCTCTGAAGAAACCTCAGCCAGCAGTGAAGAGGTGGCCGCTTCCAGTCAGGAACAGATCTCCTATATTGAAGAGATGAGTTCCCTGGCCGATTCTTTTGCTGCCATGGCTGATGAACTAAATGAGCTTATTAAGAGATTTGAGTTATAA
- the cysK gene encoding cysteine synthase A, with product MRIYNNAVELIGDTPIIKLNKVTGDSSATVLLKLERNNPGGSIKDRICYNMIKTAEEEGRLKKGGTIIEPTSGNTGIGLALIGAVKGYQVILTMPDSMSIERRNLLKAYGAKLVLTPGEKGMKGAIDKARELVAKNSDYFMPGQFENPANPEIHRQTTAREILRDTGGKIDYFIAGVGTGGTLTGTAEVLKNEIPEIKAIAVEPATSAVLSGESAGSHKIQGIGAGFIPAVLNKNIIDRVIKISDDKAIETAQLLASKEGLLLGISSGASAAAALQIAAEVDSNKTILALAPDTGERYLSTGLFN from the coding sequence ATGAGGATTTACAATAATGCTGTAGAACTTATTGGTGATACACCGATTATCAAGCTAAACAAAGTAACCGGTGATAGTTCAGCAACAGTCTTATTGAAATTAGAAAGGAATAACCCTGGAGGGAGTATTAAGGATAGAATCTGCTATAATATGATTAAAACTGCAGAGGAAGAGGGAAGACTAAAAAAGGGTGGAACTATCATTGAACCAACCAGTGGTAATACTGGTATTGGCCTGGCTCTGATTGGTGCTGTTAAGGGGTATCAGGTAATTCTGACTATGCCTGATTCAATGAGTATAGAGCGGCGCAATTTGCTTAAAGCCTATGGGGCAAAATTAGTACTTACCCCTGGTGAAAAGGGCATGAAGGGGGCTATTGATAAAGCCAGAGAATTAGTTGCTAAAAATAGTGATTATTTCATGCCAGGTCAATTTGAAAACCCGGCCAATCCTGAAATCCACCGCCAGACAACTGCCCGCGAGATCCTGAGAGATACTGGTGGAAAGATAGACTATTTTATTGCAGGTGTCGGTACAGGTGGAACTCTGACTGGCACTGCTGAGGTTTTAAAAAATGAAATACCAGAAATTAAAGCCATTGCTGTTGAACCAGCTACTTCAGCAGTTCTCTCCGGTGAAAGTGCTGGTTCTCACAAGATTCAGGGTATTGGTGCAGGCTTTATTCCTGCTGTTTTAAATAAAAACATTATCGACAGGGTGATAAAAATTTCTGATGATAAAGCAATTGAAACAGCACAACTACTGGCCAGTAAAGAAGGGCTTTTACTGGGTATATCCTCAGGAGCTTCTGCTGCTGCGGCCCTACAGATAGCAGCTGAGGTAGATAGTAATAAAACAATCCTGGCACTAGCACCTGATACTGGTGAACGTTACCTCAGTACCGGGCTGTTTAATTAA